ctcaagattttcccCATCTGTAGACTGCCCTGTGTTTATTATCTTTAACATACATGATGGGGTATTCAATGAACATCATTTGAGTCCCGCCATACAGAAAAGTGTTCTTTTCAGGGTATGCTATAGTCTTACAGCCCAAAAGTGCGAATGTATGTTAAACTCACTTTATATTTTGCAGCTTTCTATTCTAAATGTGGATCAGGATGATATGATTTATAAATATCTTTAGGCTTACCTGCATGTAGTATCAGCAATATACTGTATCAGTCACAGTAGTTAGCAATTTTTTCCAGAAAATTTTTTGTTCACATGTAACACAGTAGAATAATACATTTTCCAGTGTACCAACGAAGTTTCAAAGGAACAAAAGAAATAGAACAAGTGAAAGGAAGTGCAGGGACCAGAGCTCCAGTTAGTTGTAGAGTGCAGAAATTGGGCTCCCTGGGAATTTGGTGTGTCAATAGATAGAAGGAAATGTAGGAATAACCACCACATTTTGGGGATTTCTGAGCAGTTGGTTGATTGATTTTCATTTACTGTTTCATCCTAGAACAGCTGTAAGAAAATTATATTTCATCATGGCACTGCATGAACAAGTTTAAAGCAACCAGACTTGAAGCAGGATGTGTAGTTCCCTTATCTGCAGACCCACACTTCCAAGATCCCCAGGGCCCTTTCCTGTGCTCTGTATTTCCCAGACCCCACACTGCCAACCTTTACCTGAACTACTTTCGCAATCTATTTTATAACATTCTAAGGCCCATCCTATGTATGCAGTCCCCAATAATCAAAAATCACCAAATTCTTAAAACTTATAAATCAATCCTATTTATTCTACTCTCCAGCTATTTCCTGCAGGTATACacttgtcagaatcagatttattatcactgcaacatcatgaaatttgttgttttgcagcaactgtacagtgcaatacaaaataaattactataaataacaaaatatataaaaatagtgcaaaaagagcaaaatagttcAAAGGTTTATGGACTACTCAAACCTGTTGACAAAGGAGAAacagctattcctaaaacattgatgGCGAGagactagtgcctatgatggaccTGGCaaagtttacaaccctctacagctctagcttatcctgtgcattggcacctTCATACCAGACCTGAATGCAACTAGTCTGAGTACTCCCttctgtacatctgtagagatttgcttGTACTTGGTGAGAAACCAGATTGAGTCATCGATTCATTGGCAATAAACCTGTTGGGGTAGTAGGCAAACTGCagaaggtccaggtccttgctgaggaagGAGTTAGTTCTAACTATGACCAACTTTGTCACAGTAGATGGGTGCAAatagatgatagtcattgaggaagctcatcctgctcttcttgggcacgaGTATAATAGATGTCTTTTTGAAAGTGGGACCGtccaactgtagcagtgagagattaaagatgcTCTTGAATACTCTAGCCAGCTGGCAGGCACAGGGTTTCAGTatatcagggcctgatgccttgcaagatgttctgatgtcagcctcgGAGAGATatgacagggtcaccagatgctgcataGCTATAGTTTtagtctccctttcaaagtgtgtatAAAGTGCATTTACCTCATTGGAGAGTGATCAAATTACCACAATAGTAAACTGGGGATAATAATCCAGACAAGACTACAATTATTCACATCAGCCTGTTGTAAACTGAGATATTTTGGAGCTATAGTTATAAATGCAAAAAGTGAAATCAAGGCCAAGTATTTTGTAATATTGCCAACTCCCATTAGCTACGTTGAACAGAACATGATTCAATGCCACTCATCCTACTTCACAGTTGCAAGTCTTGTGGCTCTCCACAATGTGGGTTTAAGGATTAAAATGATCCTTAATAAATCCACTGCACTGCAAACATTTTACTTTGTGAAGTTAGATGTACTAACATTTCTGAAAATGAAAAGCCCACATTTGGTCATAgattcatacagcacagaaatcagCACCAGTTCACACCATTCTGCTGAGTTTTTGTTCAAAAACTACAAGGCTGCTAATACAACCAACAGTCTAACAATCGCTCCTGTGGTTCTAACCAAAAGTGACATAACAGAACACCTAAGATTTCCTAGCCTTTAAAACATCACTTTCCTTCAACCCATCACAAATATAAAAATTCTATTTTTAATCTCAAGTATGAAACACCTATTGTTTTATTACATTGATCTCTATGGTATAATTTGATGGCTGGCTGATTTGCACTGAATGCTTTCAAATTTGGGATGCATCAAAAATTTCAGTGTAATTCATGATTCttgctcttttaaaaaaaactgaaaggaTCTTAAATAATATTTCCCAAAAACTAAGACAAAAAACAAGTTAATTTGGAAGCCATGTTTGGGGCCAAGGTACTAAAGATGAACACAACTATAACGAAAGTGAACTACACCCTGCCCGCCACCATATTTAAATCAATGAATGCTGTTCCAGAAGTGATGTGCTCAAAAGGTCTACATAACATTGACACTGATCACAAGTTTTCACTTTCAAGTTAGCATTCAACTGTTCACAGCACCTTCAGTGAAGACTATTCAGGAGATGTTTATGCAAAACTCAATTCCAAGTCAACATTGTTTGAGTTGAAGCCCATTTAAGCACAAAAATCCAAGCCAAGGCAAAAAATTCCCATGTTCCTATGAGTTCAGGAGGCACAGTATATTAAAGGGAATTCCATTTGGTTAATATTTATTAAATTGTGGCTCTATGAAAATTTGCAATGGTGGCCATTTTACATTACAGCAGCTTAAAAATAATTAGCTAGCTCAAGTCCAGTGAGTGCCATTTTGTGTTTGTGGCAGACCAAGTATTGTGATACAACAAGTTTGATTAGTAGTACCATGCAGGAGTTTAAATTGCTAAGTGTTTTCAACCGTTTTCTTTAAAATGACCTAGGAAGAATCAACTTCAAATTAGAGTTTATTTTGTCAAGGGCTAATTTGTCAATGCCATGTTCAAGATTCTAACAAAATCCTTCCATTGGGAAGGAGTCAGTAAGCAGTCAATGAGTAGATTTACAAATTGTCACATTTGCCATTACAGATAGTAAACACAGCTTTTTGAAATTTTCAATTGACTTTCAAATTGGGTTAAACTTTGCACTACGAATCTGATAGCAGCTCCAATGCTAGTCTGAATAAGAAATTAATGACCAATTCTGCATGAGGTCAAGCCATTTCTTTATTAGGTATGGTACAAAGATCTAAGTTAGTTTTGTAGAATTTCAGTGTTAATAGATACAACACTACATACACAAGTATTTAGATCTTAAACAATAGATTACTTTGACAGTAAATGAACACCAAATTTGTACAAATAAATCCCAAAATAGGAAGGCCAATTACAGATACTGAAGTGGGTCACTGAATTATTTCCATATCTAAGCATATTAAGTATATCTTTATCTATTGTATAGAGGGGCTTCATTGATTAAATATTATGTACACGAAAGCCAAATCTATGGGGTAGCATTTAGATCTACACTTGTCAGCCAAGCATCTATTGCAAATAGATCAACTGTAgcttaaaaggaaaaaaataggTGATATCAGCAAGTCTGAACAAATAACAGTGAAAATTTCAGAGTAATAGATAAACCAGAAGCAGAGGAAACTTCAGATTCTAGATTTACAACTACATCTTCCAATTACACCTACATACATTTTAGATTATATTAATCCTTACACTGCAGTAGCCAAGATTCATTTGTTCCAGTTCTAAAATAAAAGTTTGGTGTTTAAAAACCAAAGTGCATTATTTATTAAAAATGATTAAATTTGTTCCATTGAGTTAGTCATTCCTAGTGCACAAAATTATGTCTCATTTAGTGAGATCCCAAGCCATTTCTTCCCTCTAATCTTGTGTTTTCCTCTCCCTGGCCCCCCCAACCTCTATGTATTGTGTATTGTACTGCAGCTCTTTAAAGTGATGGTGTGCCAGTTATGGGGGTAGCATCTTGATCTATCTAGTGGAATACTCAAGTGAAGCATATATGAAGAGATATGAATTTAAAAGGTTACTGCAAGTAAGGCTACATAACTTTATTGGAGTTATTCTAATTCTGGCATTAAAACTTGAAGCTATTTACATTCAGATTGAAAGATTCCTATTCGAGTGAATTAGAATTAGCAGACTTGACAATATAAAAGATGGACTCTGCCTATAATTAGCAAACTTgactagaaatactcagcaataTTTACAAATTACAATTATAAATATGATACTACAAAATTGTTAAACTCATTACATCAAGTTTTAATCAAATTGTTTCCATTTTTTGCAGAATATTCTTCACATTTGGGATATTCCTCCTCTATTCACACATCTACTCCCCCCACCAACTGCAATAGTGTGCAAATCGCTGCAAGATAACATTAAGGAACAACATTACTTTGAGGGGACCAAATAGTAATGCTATGGGTACACTGCACTACAATTTAGACAAGTTACTTTACTTGGTGATAGAAGTAACAAATTACATCCAAGAGACAGTCATAGGATGACTTACTTTGAATGGATGCAATTAAGACAACGAACATTTTATGATAACCAACTCAAGTAACTAGTTGCTCTACGTAAACTTCCCTGAATTCTAAACTTATGGTACAACTGACAATTCTATTTGCATGTACAAGAAACTGCAATCATGTCCTCATATTCCTTGTACACAATATGATCATTTTGCTCCTTCATAAGGACACTAATTGGGCTATATTTTGAGGGAACACAAGATGGTCGTGGAACATTTTTATCAACAATTTCATTGATAAAATTTTGTACTATTGCATGGTTTGGAGACTGATATCCATAGTGGAGAATTCTAGGGCAGTCACCCCTGCAAAACTTTGGATTGTATTTGTGAGGAGCCACAATCCAGTGATCCCATCCCAATTGTGCAAAGCTTACCCAGAATGAATGGAGTTTGCAATTGTTCCTAGGAGAGCTTCTCTTGCGGATGCTAGGAATGTCTGGGGTAATGTTACTTAATTGCCGAGGCTTCCTGGAGAACCGATGAGATCTGGATGGCTTTTTGAGAAATAGTTGCTTTTCTTTCTCTGTCCTTTGATGGGCAGTCTCATCAGTATCATTCAAGTATAATAACAATGAAGGAACTTGGAGCTGGATAGTGTTCTTTTTGTCCAGAGTTCCTTGACTGACATTTCCTTGTTCAGTACACTTATAACTGATGCTCAGATAAATTTTCTTCACAAAATTGCCAGATGGGAAATGCGCACAAGGAGTTATATCAGCTTCTGCCCATTGAGCATGCATCTTCAGCATAAATTTGACAGGCATTTTTATGGCAGTGTTACTCTGTAAGTTTACATCAACATTATTTGCAAGGAGGCATTTGATCTCACAAGAAACCTTGAAGTAATTAGGAAGAGGACTGTGCAAATAAACAATAACAACTTTAATCAAATGTTCCAGCTCTGGAATATACTGCAGATTGTATTCAACATGGTGGACTTGCCAGTGACCTATGAAAACAATAAAACAGGCGTTAACACTTAAATGATTATTAAGTAACCCCTTTAGCTATCAATACTGTCCCATGCCAAATCATCATGGCAATCACATGTGAACAATATTAAAATCAGGAGGACTTACTAACTTAAAGTGAGGAATTGAAATCAGTCACCTTTTCAAAGGCCAAGACCAACCTTTTTCATTTGAACTGATACAATATTTGTATGTGGTTTCTTGCATAAATGAAGAAATACCATGTTTGTCTACTTCATTTTAATAGGATGTAACAGTCCCATTTTAAGAGTTTGCATGGCTACCATAATGATCCATCCCATTTAAAATTTAGCTCGACGTTTTGAAAGTTACCTACCAGAATCTTTCTAGATGGCTTAATTGAATGACACATTCCACAAAACTTTCAGGTAAACCAAATGAGAGATCCGGTTGACGATGAAAAACTTCAACCGCACTCTGGCAAGTTGTTACCCCCAttttgaaaggggggggggaagagtagAGCAAGTttcttattaaaaaaaaatgaaagcagCATAGAAACGACAAATAATAAAGTGCCAATTTACGTGACTTTAAAAAAATTACTCTCCCTAACCCTAAATTAGTATATGGAGAAATATCACAGTAAAGTCAATACTGAAGATTAAATTGTTGGAAGGGAATTGAAAAGGCTGTCATACGCCGACGCTCCAAACAAGAATAGCCACAAATTTAGGCGTTCGTGCAGCAAATTCTGGTACGGCTCGAGGCCATTTATTTGTTACATAGCCCATGGTCTATTGTGATTATATGGTCCACCataatttacaaaaataaatggCAACTTTAATTGGAGAGACAAATTTCTTTAAGGATTTACTTTACCTGAACTGGCAAACAAAACACTCGAGCTGGATTTCACCAAGCGAATGGTATTTGTCATAATGCTTCGGTTAGCTTTGGGATTCCCATTCCGATCTGCCGACTGTCTGTAGAGGTTAGTCATGTAGTCCATGTGTTGGTCACGTTCCTTCTGCCCCGAGAGTAGTGGAGAGCGGGGACTGACCTTCCTAGCCAACATTTCGATTAGGGGACCCAAGTCCCTCCCCTTCCTACCATCAGGCTGTTCACTCAACCCGGCACCTCCATGCAATGCTACAATTTCCAGCAGACATATCAAAATGCGAAATATGTTGCGACTCCAAATCATAACGCTGCACATATTGGCTACTAAAGGTATTATCATACAAATAACTGTAGACCAAGTAGGACCATAGCGCCAATACACTGATAAATTCAAAAGCATTCCACTGAATGCGCCATAAAACAGGTTGGGCAAATTATCCCCTAATTAAGGATACTCTCACGTGACGTCATTGATTCAATAACAGTTTGTGACGTACAATGTATCGCGCAGTTAGATCAGTTTGGCTATTTTTTGCATAATTAGTTAAGTTGGAGGCATCGCTTCTGTTTGGAGGAATTAAAATTCACACCAATATACTTTTTAAAACTTAGTGCCCAAACTTCGGAAAATGCTAGATTAAGACCTAATTGGATTCCTCATTATCTCAAAGGCCATTTTCTCCAGTGTTTGGTGTTCCTGGGTATTTGAAAGCCAAAGCTATTCGAATGCTGATAAAGTGCACGCAGAGTTTTTGTGTTAAGTGGGAACCTGGGTGAAGAAGATGTTGTGCTCTATAACTTGGGAGCGTATTTCTTATAATTAAAATATCTTGCTTTAGCTATGCATGTCCAAGAAAGAGAGCTAACTGGCAGTGGGGAGGGGGTGCATTTTTCCATATAAGAAAAAATGAACGCGAAGTCACTATTTAATATTATTGTACATCTAGCAAAAATATGCCCTTTACATCTACATACTGCAGAGCAGATTAAAGGGGAAACAATGAAAACAAGGATCTATTTTGGAATATAGAAATTTCCTTTTAATAATTTTTATTCATTGTGTGTATTCACTAATATTAGGAAATTTATTTTCTCTCAAAGTTCTCCCTTTCCTAAGGCATTGACTGATGCTGGTTTATATTTCTTTCGCATCAGTACTCATCAAATATTTCATATGCAAACCTTAAGAATATTAATGTCCAGGATACTATTATCAGTGCAGTCTCTGCTGCTGTCAGCTCAATGCAAAGAACTGTTCAAGGCAAAAGCAAAGGGTGAGTTTACCCTTTCCTGGATTGTGGGAATTATGACTCACTTCACCTGCTGTTGTTATTTCAATTACTATCAACAGACTCAGCTCAGACCAACAGCTTCCTGATACATATACACATACACCAGTATATCGCATTAGTTTAAAGAGTTTCTGATGCTATAATATTTTGGTAAATTTAAAATGATAATTAGCAGGAGACTTCAGAGTAAGTTCACATGAAGTCCATTAGAGGGTCATACTGAATTGTGGCATGAAGAGCCATAGGGATATGTAGAAATTTTACTATCATAATGAAAACTGTTAGACTTCAAAACCCATTCTTTATTGAAGTTCTGATATGAGTTATCTTTGTGTTCATTCGAAAGTATTATGTTGACTGAAAGGCTAATAGTTTGATATATCATCAAATGGACCATATTATAAGGCTTTATTTAGCCAAATTTCTTGAACCCTACGTCTAAATGGGAAAATACATCATACCTTTGAAATGACAGAGAAAATTGATTATTTAGAAAATCTTTTGGTACTCATGATATAAAGATTCGTTTCCAAGGCTATAGCTGTTCAGTTGATTTTATTTAGTAACATTGGttgctaagttgatggagaagatcctgagaggcaggatttatgagcatttggagaggcacaatATGATTAGGACTAGTCAGCACCActct
This DNA window, taken from Hypanus sabinus isolate sHypSab1 chromosome 8, sHypSab1.hap1, whole genome shotgun sequence, encodes the following:
- the LOC132398121 gene encoding bone morphogenetic protein 15-like, which translates into the protein MLLNLSVYWRYGPTWSTVICMIIPLVANMCSVMIWSRNIFRILICLLEIVALHGGAGLSEQPDGRKGRDLGPLIEMLARKVSPRSPLLSGQKERDQHMDYMTNLYRQSADRNGNPKANRSIMTNTIRLVKSSSSVLFASSGHWQVHHVEYNLQYIPELEHLIKVVIVYLHSPLPNYFKVSCEIKCLLANNVDVNLQSNTAIKMPVKFMLKMHAQWAEADITPCAHFPSGNFVKKIYLSISYKCTEQGNVSQGTLDKKNTIQLQVPSLLLYLNDTDETAHQRTEKEKQLFLKKPSRSHRFSRKPRQLSNITPDIPSIRKRSSPRNNCKLHSFWVSFAQLGWDHWIVAPHKYNPKFCRGDCPRILHYGYQSPNHAIVQNFINEIVDKNVPRPSCVPSKYSPISVLMKEQNDHIVYKEYEDMIAVSCTCK